The proteins below come from a single Haemorhous mexicanus isolate bHaeMex1 chromosome 20, bHaeMex1.pri, whole genome shotgun sequence genomic window:
- the AFMID gene encoding kynurenine formamidase isoform X6 translates to MGDGPAPGLWPRLHGLVPALGSGLASGTANGSVPTPPPLRLRPSAGRQPGNGNGIGIGTGSGPTMGGWRDMSAEELEDHYSPSRWSPRLDRDTIIDAHLAVTAAGTERARASGQTLLHVPYGDGDGEKLDIYFPTDPSETFPALVYIHGGYWQCLSKDDSGFAAPPLVSQGVAVVAVGYDIAPKGHMDTMVLQVRRSLVFLVEHYPRIRGIYLCGHSAGAHLAAMVLSTDWTEFQVVPDIKGVVLVSGLYDLEPILHTYVNDALNMSWEVAQRNSPMRHVTPAVPAACEVLMAVAQHDSPEFRRQSQEYSQALRAAGWSVSVLDLAGVDHFDVIERLSEDSYVLTQVILNMISRAR, encoded by the exons ATGGGAGATGGCCCCGCCCCCGGGCTCTGGCCTCGCCTCCACGGCCTGGTCCCGGCCCTGGGCTCGGGCCTCGCCTCCGGGACGGCCAATGGGAGCGTGCCCACCCCGCCCCCGCTCAGGCTCCGCCCCTCGGCCGGCAGGCAGcccgggaacgggaacgggatCGGGATCGGCACCGGGAGCGGCCCTACGATGGGCGGGTGGCGGGATATGTCAGCGGAG GAGCTGGAGGACCATTACTCTCCCAGTCGCTGGTCCCCCCGCCTGGACCGGGACACCATCATCGACGCCCACCTCGCGGTGACGGCGGCAG GAACCGAGCGGGCCCGGGCCAGCGGGCAGACCTTGCTGCACGTGCCCTACGGCGACGGGGACGGCGAGAAGCTGGACATCTACTTTCCCACGGACCCTTCTGAAA CCTTCCCGGCCCTGGTCTACATCCACGGCGGATACTGGCAGTGCCTGAG TAAGGACGACTCGGGGTTTGCAGCCCCCCCGCTGGTGTCGCAgggggtggcagtggtggcGGTGGGGTACGACATAGCCCCTAAAG GCCACATGGACACCATGGTGCTGCAGGTGCGCCGCAGCCTTGTCTTCCTGGTGGAGCACTACCCCAGGATCAG AGGCATTTACCTGTGCGGACACTCGGCAGGGGCCCACCTGGCAGCCATGGTGCTGTCCACAGACTGGACAGAATTCCAAGTGGTGCCAGATATCAAAG gagTGGTGCTCGTGAGCGGCCTGTACGACCTGGAGCCCATCCTGCACACCTACGTGAATGATGCCCTGAACATGAGCTG ggaggtggccCAGAGGAACAGCCCCATGAGACACgtcaccccagcagtgccagcagcctgtgAGGTGCTCATGGCTGTGGCCCAGCACGACTCCCCAGAGTTTCGCAGGCAGTCCCAGGAGTACAGCCAG GCCCTGCGTGCAGCAGGCTGGTCTGTCTCTGTGCTGGACCTGGCTGGTGTGGATCACTTTGATGTCATTGAGAGGCTGTCAGAGGACAGCTACGTCCTCACTCAG GTGATTCTGAACATGATTTCAAGAGCACGATGA
- the AFMID gene encoding kynurenine formamidase isoform X2, producing MGDGPAPGLWPRLHGLVPALGSGLASGTANGSVPTPPPLRLRPSAGRQPGNGNGIGIGTGSGPTMGGWRDMSAEELEDHYSPSRWSPRLDRDTIIDAHLAVTAAGTERARASGQTLLHVPYGDGDGEKLDIYFPTDPSETFPALVYIHGGYWQCLSKDDSGFAAPPLVSQGVAVVAVGYDIAPKGRCCPAEAAAACAAQRPPALPFVLCSGHMDTMVLQVRRSLVFLVEHYPRIRQRLTDRETSEPTHSDCATSSARSKACLGVRRCPSQSLPPSRGIYLCGHSAGAHLAAMVLSTDWTEFQVVPDIKGVVLVSGLYDLEPILHTYVNDALNMSWEVAQRNSPMRHVTPAVPAACEVLMAVAQHDSPEFRRQSQEYSQALRAAGWSVSVLDLAGVDHFDVIERLSEDSYVLTQVILNMISRAR from the exons ATGGGAGATGGCCCCGCCCCCGGGCTCTGGCCTCGCCTCCACGGCCTGGTCCCGGCCCTGGGCTCGGGCCTCGCCTCCGGGACGGCCAATGGGAGCGTGCCCACCCCGCCCCCGCTCAGGCTCCGCCCCTCGGCCGGCAGGCAGcccgggaacgggaacgggatCGGGATCGGCACCGGGAGCGGCCCTACGATGGGCGGGTGGCGGGATATGTCAGCGGAG GAGCTGGAGGACCATTACTCTCCCAGTCGCTGGTCCCCCCGCCTGGACCGGGACACCATCATCGACGCCCACCTCGCGGTGACGGCGGCAG GAACCGAGCGGGCCCGGGCCAGCGGGCAGACCTTGCTGCACGTGCCCTACGGCGACGGGGACGGCGAGAAGCTGGACATCTACTTTCCCACGGACCCTTCTGAAA CCTTCCCGGCCCTGGTCTACATCCACGGCGGATACTGGCAGTGCCTGAG TAAGGACGACTCGGGGTTTGCAGCCCCCCCGCTGGTGTCGCAgggggtggcagtggtggcGGTGGGGTACGACATAGCCCCTAAAGGTaggtgctgccctgcagaggcTGCGGCTGCTTGCGCAGCCCAGcgccctcctgccctgccctttgtCCTCTGCTCAGGCCACATGGACACCATGGTGCTGCAGGTGCGCCGCAGCCTTGTCTTCCTGGTGGAGCACTACCCCAGGATCAG GCAGCGGCTGACGGATCGGGAAACATCTGAACCGACACATTCAgactgtgccacctcctctgcACGGAGCAAAGCGTGCCTAGGTGTCCGTAGGTGTCCCTCTCAGTCGCTCCCTCCTTCCAGAGGCATTTACCTGTGCGGACACTCGGCAGGGGCCCACCTGGCAGCCATGGTGCTGTCCACAGACTGGACAGAATTCCAAGTGGTGCCAGATATCAAAG gagTGGTGCTCGTGAGCGGCCTGTACGACCTGGAGCCCATCCTGCACACCTACGTGAATGATGCCCTGAACATGAGCTG ggaggtggccCAGAGGAACAGCCCCATGAGACACgtcaccccagcagtgccagcagcctgtgAGGTGCTCATGGCTGTGGCCCAGCACGACTCCCCAGAGTTTCGCAGGCAGTCCCAGGAGTACAGCCAG GCCCTGCGTGCAGCAGGCTGGTCTGTCTCTGTGCTGGACCTGGCTGGTGTGGATCACTTTGATGTCATTGAGAGGCTGTCAGAGGACAGCTACGTCCTCACTCAG GTGATTCTGAACATGATTTCAAGAGCACGATGA
- the AFMID gene encoding kynurenine formamidase isoform X7 translates to MGDGPAPGLWPRLHGLVPALGSGLASGTANGSVPTPPPLRLRPSAGRQPGNGNGIGIGTGSGPTMGGWRDMSAEELEDHYSPSRWSPRLDRDTIIDAHLAVTAAGTERARASGQTLLHVPYGDGDGEKLDIYFPTDPSETFPALVYIHGGYWQCLRGIYLCGHSAGAHLAAMVLSTDWTEFQVVPDIKGVVLVSGLYDLEPILHTYVNDALNMSWEVAQRNSPMRHVTPAVPAACEVLMAVAQHDSPEFRRQSQEYSQVSTRQSQEYSQALRAAGWSVSVLDLAGVDHFDVIERLSEDSYVLTQVILNMISRAR, encoded by the exons ATGGGAGATGGCCCCGCCCCCGGGCTCTGGCCTCGCCTCCACGGCCTGGTCCCGGCCCTGGGCTCGGGCCTCGCCTCCGGGACGGCCAATGGGAGCGTGCCCACCCCGCCCCCGCTCAGGCTCCGCCCCTCGGCCGGCAGGCAGcccgggaacgggaacgggatCGGGATCGGCACCGGGAGCGGCCCTACGATGGGCGGGTGGCGGGATATGTCAGCGGAG GAGCTGGAGGACCATTACTCTCCCAGTCGCTGGTCCCCCCGCCTGGACCGGGACACCATCATCGACGCCCACCTCGCGGTGACGGCGGCAG GAACCGAGCGGGCCCGGGCCAGCGGGCAGACCTTGCTGCACGTGCCCTACGGCGACGGGGACGGCGAGAAGCTGGACATCTACTTTCCCACGGACCCTTCTGAAA CCTTCCCGGCCCTGGTCTACATCCACGGCGGATACTGGCAGTGCCTGAG AGGCATTTACCTGTGCGGACACTCGGCAGGGGCCCACCTGGCAGCCATGGTGCTGTCCACAGACTGGACAGAATTCCAAGTGGTGCCAGATATCAAAG gagTGGTGCTCGTGAGCGGCCTGTACGACCTGGAGCCCATCCTGCACACCTACGTGAATGATGCCCTGAACATGAGCTG ggaggtggccCAGAGGAACAGCCCCATGAGACACgtcaccccagcagtgccagcagcctgtgAGGTGCTCATGGCTGTGGCCCAGCACGACTCCCCAGAGTTTCGCAGGCAGTCCCAGGAGTACAGCCAGGTGAGCACCAGGCAGTCCCAGGAGTAcagccag GCCCTGCGTGCAGCAGGCTGGTCTGTCTCTGTGCTGGACCTGGCTGGTGTGGATCACTTTGATGTCATTGAGAGGCTGTCAGAGGACAGCTACGTCCTCACTCAG GTGATTCTGAACATGATTTCAAGAGCACGATGA
- the TK1 gene encoding thymidine kinase, cytosolic isoform X2, whose product MRRVRRFQLAQYRCLLVKYAKDTRYSSSGVSTHDKSTMEALPAGLLQDVYQEALGAAVIGIDEGQFFPDIVEFCETMANTGKTVIVAALDGTFQRKAFGSILNLVPLAESVVKLNAVCMECFREASYTKRLGAEREVEVIGGADKYHSVCRACYFRMRPQQAGPDNKENVPLGLRQLETAAPRKIFT is encoded by the exons ATGCGGCGAGTGCGCCGGTTCCAGCTCGCCCAGTACCGGTGCCTGCTGGTGAAGTACGCCAAGGACACGCGCTACAGCTCCTCCGGGGTCTCCACACACGACAA gagcacCATGGAGGCCCTGCCCGCCGGGCTCCTCCAGGACGTTTACCAGGAGGCGCTGGGTGCCGCCGTCATCGGCATCGATGAGGGCCAGTTC TTCCCAGACATTGTGGAGTTCTGCGAGACAATGGCCAACACTGGGAAAACTGTCATTGTTGCTGCTCTGGATGGGACCTTCCAGAGAAAG GCCTTTGGGAGCATCCTGAACCTGGTGCCGCTGGCGGAGAGCGTGGTGAAGCTGAACGCTGTGTGCATGGAGTGTTTCCGGGAGGCCTCCTACACCAAGAGGCTGGGAGCCGAGCGGGAG GTTGAAGTGATTGGGGGAGCTGACAAGTACCACTCCGTGTGCCGAGCCTGCTACTTCCGCATGCGACCCCAGCAGGCCGGGCCAGACAACAAGGAGAACGTGCCCCTGGGCCTGAGGCAGCTGGAGACAGCTGCCCCTCGCAAGATCTTCACTTGA
- the AFMID gene encoding kynurenine formamidase isoform X1 has translation MGDGPAPGLWPRLHGLVPALGSGLASGTANGSVPTPPPLRLRPSAGRQPGNGNGIGIGTGSGPTMGGWRDMSAEELEDHYSPSRWSPRLDRDTIIDAHLAVTAAGTERARASGQTLLHVPYGDGDGEKLDIYFPTDPSETFPALVYIHGGYWQCLSKDDSGFAAPPLVSQGVAVVAVGYDIAPKGRCCPAEAAAACAAQRPPALPFVLCSGHMDTMVLQVRRSLVFLVEHYPRIRQRLTDRETSEPTHSDCATSSARSKACLGVRRCPSQSLPPSRGIYLCGHSAGAHLAAMVLSTDWTEFQVVPDIKGVVLVSGLYDLEPILHTYVNDALNMSWEVAQRNSPMRHVTPAVPAACEVLMAVAQHDSPEFRRQSQEYSQVSTRQSQEYSQALRAAGWSVSVLDLAGVDHFDVIERLSEDSYVLTQVILNMISRAR, from the exons ATGGGAGATGGCCCCGCCCCCGGGCTCTGGCCTCGCCTCCACGGCCTGGTCCCGGCCCTGGGCTCGGGCCTCGCCTCCGGGACGGCCAATGGGAGCGTGCCCACCCCGCCCCCGCTCAGGCTCCGCCCCTCGGCCGGCAGGCAGcccgggaacgggaacgggatCGGGATCGGCACCGGGAGCGGCCCTACGATGGGCGGGTGGCGGGATATGTCAGCGGAG GAGCTGGAGGACCATTACTCTCCCAGTCGCTGGTCCCCCCGCCTGGACCGGGACACCATCATCGACGCCCACCTCGCGGTGACGGCGGCAG GAACCGAGCGGGCCCGGGCCAGCGGGCAGACCTTGCTGCACGTGCCCTACGGCGACGGGGACGGCGAGAAGCTGGACATCTACTTTCCCACGGACCCTTCTGAAA CCTTCCCGGCCCTGGTCTACATCCACGGCGGATACTGGCAGTGCCTGAG TAAGGACGACTCGGGGTTTGCAGCCCCCCCGCTGGTGTCGCAgggggtggcagtggtggcGGTGGGGTACGACATAGCCCCTAAAGGTaggtgctgccctgcagaggcTGCGGCTGCTTGCGCAGCCCAGcgccctcctgccctgccctttgtCCTCTGCTCAGGCCACATGGACACCATGGTGCTGCAGGTGCGCCGCAGCCTTGTCTTCCTGGTGGAGCACTACCCCAGGATCAG GCAGCGGCTGACGGATCGGGAAACATCTGAACCGACACATTCAgactgtgccacctcctctgcACGGAGCAAAGCGTGCCTAGGTGTCCGTAGGTGTCCCTCTCAGTCGCTCCCTCCTTCCAGAGGCATTTACCTGTGCGGACACTCGGCAGGGGCCCACCTGGCAGCCATGGTGCTGTCCACAGACTGGACAGAATTCCAAGTGGTGCCAGATATCAAAG gagTGGTGCTCGTGAGCGGCCTGTACGACCTGGAGCCCATCCTGCACACCTACGTGAATGATGCCCTGAACATGAGCTG ggaggtggccCAGAGGAACAGCCCCATGAGACACgtcaccccagcagtgccagcagcctgtgAGGTGCTCATGGCTGTGGCCCAGCACGACTCCCCAGAGTTTCGCAGGCAGTCCCAGGAGTACAGCCAGGTGAGCACCAGGCAGTCCCAGGAGTAcagccag GCCCTGCGTGCAGCAGGCTGGTCTGTCTCTGTGCTGGACCTGGCTGGTGTGGATCACTTTGATGTCATTGAGAGGCTGTCAGAGGACAGCTACGTCCTCACTCAG GTGATTCTGAACATGATTTCAAGAGCACGATGA
- the AFMID gene encoding kynurenine formamidase isoform X3: MGDGPAPGLWPRLHGLVPALGSGLASGTANGSVPTPPPLRLRPSAGRQPGNGNGIGIGTGSGPTMGGWRDMSAEELEDHYSPSRWSPRLDRDTIIDAHLAVTAAGTERARASGQTLLHVPYGDGDGEKLDIYFPTDPSETFPALVYIHGGYWQCLSKDDSGFAAPPLVSQGVAVVAVGYDIAPKGHMDTMVLQVRRSLVFLVEHYPRIRQRLTDRETSEPTHSDCATSSARSKACLGVRRCPSQSLPPSRGIYLCGHSAGAHLAAMVLSTDWTEFQVVPDIKGVVLVSGLYDLEPILHTYVNDALNMSWEVAQRNSPMRHVTPAVPAACEVLMAVAQHDSPEFRRQSQEYSQVSTRQSQEYSQALRAAGWSVSVLDLAGVDHFDVIERLSEDSYVLTQVILNMISRAR, encoded by the exons ATGGGAGATGGCCCCGCCCCCGGGCTCTGGCCTCGCCTCCACGGCCTGGTCCCGGCCCTGGGCTCGGGCCTCGCCTCCGGGACGGCCAATGGGAGCGTGCCCACCCCGCCCCCGCTCAGGCTCCGCCCCTCGGCCGGCAGGCAGcccgggaacgggaacgggatCGGGATCGGCACCGGGAGCGGCCCTACGATGGGCGGGTGGCGGGATATGTCAGCGGAG GAGCTGGAGGACCATTACTCTCCCAGTCGCTGGTCCCCCCGCCTGGACCGGGACACCATCATCGACGCCCACCTCGCGGTGACGGCGGCAG GAACCGAGCGGGCCCGGGCCAGCGGGCAGACCTTGCTGCACGTGCCCTACGGCGACGGGGACGGCGAGAAGCTGGACATCTACTTTCCCACGGACCCTTCTGAAA CCTTCCCGGCCCTGGTCTACATCCACGGCGGATACTGGCAGTGCCTGAG TAAGGACGACTCGGGGTTTGCAGCCCCCCCGCTGGTGTCGCAgggggtggcagtggtggcGGTGGGGTACGACATAGCCCCTAAAG GCCACATGGACACCATGGTGCTGCAGGTGCGCCGCAGCCTTGTCTTCCTGGTGGAGCACTACCCCAGGATCAG GCAGCGGCTGACGGATCGGGAAACATCTGAACCGACACATTCAgactgtgccacctcctctgcACGGAGCAAAGCGTGCCTAGGTGTCCGTAGGTGTCCCTCTCAGTCGCTCCCTCCTTCCAGAGGCATTTACCTGTGCGGACACTCGGCAGGGGCCCACCTGGCAGCCATGGTGCTGTCCACAGACTGGACAGAATTCCAAGTGGTGCCAGATATCAAAG gagTGGTGCTCGTGAGCGGCCTGTACGACCTGGAGCCCATCCTGCACACCTACGTGAATGATGCCCTGAACATGAGCTG ggaggtggccCAGAGGAACAGCCCCATGAGACACgtcaccccagcagtgccagcagcctgtgAGGTGCTCATGGCTGTGGCCCAGCACGACTCCCCAGAGTTTCGCAGGCAGTCCCAGGAGTACAGCCAGGTGAGCACCAGGCAGTCCCAGGAGTAcagccag GCCCTGCGTGCAGCAGGCTGGTCTGTCTCTGTGCTGGACCTGGCTGGTGTGGATCACTTTGATGTCATTGAGAGGCTGTCAGAGGACAGCTACGTCCTCACTCAG GTGATTCTGAACATGATTTCAAGAGCACGATGA
- the TK1 gene encoding thymidine kinase, cytosolic isoform X1 has product MNCLTVPGVHPGSPSRPRGQIQVIFGPMFSGKSTELMRRVRRFQLAQYRCLLVKYAKDTRYSSSGVSTHDKSTMEALPAGLLQDVYQEALGAAVIGIDEGQFFPDIVEFCETMANTGKTVIVAALDGTFQRKAFGSILNLVPLAESVVKLNAVCMECFREASYTKRLGAEREVEVIGGADKYHSVCRACYFRMRPQQAGPDNKENVPLGLRQLETAAPRKIFT; this is encoded by the exons ATGAACTGCCTGACGGTGCCCGGTGTCCACCCCGGCTCTCCCAGCCGACCCCGCGGGCAGATCCAG GTGATCTTCGGGCCCATGTTCTCTGGGAAGAG CACGGAGCTCATGCGGCGAGTGCGCCGGTTCCAGCTCGCCCAGTACCGGTGCCTGCTGGTGAAGTACGCCAAGGACACGCGCTACAGCTCCTCCGGGGTCTCCACACACGACAA gagcacCATGGAGGCCCTGCCCGCCGGGCTCCTCCAGGACGTTTACCAGGAGGCGCTGGGTGCCGCCGTCATCGGCATCGATGAGGGCCAGTTC TTCCCAGACATTGTGGAGTTCTGCGAGACAATGGCCAACACTGGGAAAACTGTCATTGTTGCTGCTCTGGATGGGACCTTCCAGAGAAAG GCCTTTGGGAGCATCCTGAACCTGGTGCCGCTGGCGGAGAGCGTGGTGAAGCTGAACGCTGTGTGCATGGAGTGTTTCCGGGAGGCCTCCTACACCAAGAGGCTGGGAGCCGAGCGGGAG GTTGAAGTGATTGGGGGAGCTGACAAGTACCACTCCGTGTGCCGAGCCTGCTACTTCCGCATGCGACCCCAGCAGGCCGGGCCAGACAACAAGGAGAACGTGCCCCTGGGCCTGAGGCAGCTGGAGACAGCTGCCCCTCGCAAGATCTTCACTTGA
- the AFMID gene encoding kynurenine formamidase isoform X5: MGDGPAPGLWPRLHGLVPALGSGLASGTANGSVPTPPPLRLRPSAGRQPGNGNGIGIGTGSGPTMGGWRDMSAEELEDHYSPSRWSPRLDRDTIIDAHLAVTAAGTERARASGQTLLHVPYGDGDGEKLDIYFPTDPSETFPALVYIHGGYWQCLSKDDSGFAAPPLVSQGVAVVAVGYDIAPKGHMDTMVLQVRRSLVFLVEHYPRIRGIYLCGHSAGAHLAAMVLSTDWTEFQVVPDIKGVVLVSGLYDLEPILHTYVNDALNMSWEVAQRNSPMRHVTPAVPAACEVLMAVAQHDSPEFRRQSQEYSQVSTRQSQEYSQALRAAGWSVSVLDLAGVDHFDVIERLSEDSYVLTQVILNMISRAR; encoded by the exons ATGGGAGATGGCCCCGCCCCCGGGCTCTGGCCTCGCCTCCACGGCCTGGTCCCGGCCCTGGGCTCGGGCCTCGCCTCCGGGACGGCCAATGGGAGCGTGCCCACCCCGCCCCCGCTCAGGCTCCGCCCCTCGGCCGGCAGGCAGcccgggaacgggaacgggatCGGGATCGGCACCGGGAGCGGCCCTACGATGGGCGGGTGGCGGGATATGTCAGCGGAG GAGCTGGAGGACCATTACTCTCCCAGTCGCTGGTCCCCCCGCCTGGACCGGGACACCATCATCGACGCCCACCTCGCGGTGACGGCGGCAG GAACCGAGCGGGCCCGGGCCAGCGGGCAGACCTTGCTGCACGTGCCCTACGGCGACGGGGACGGCGAGAAGCTGGACATCTACTTTCCCACGGACCCTTCTGAAA CCTTCCCGGCCCTGGTCTACATCCACGGCGGATACTGGCAGTGCCTGAG TAAGGACGACTCGGGGTTTGCAGCCCCCCCGCTGGTGTCGCAgggggtggcagtggtggcGGTGGGGTACGACATAGCCCCTAAAG GCCACATGGACACCATGGTGCTGCAGGTGCGCCGCAGCCTTGTCTTCCTGGTGGAGCACTACCCCAGGATCAG AGGCATTTACCTGTGCGGACACTCGGCAGGGGCCCACCTGGCAGCCATGGTGCTGTCCACAGACTGGACAGAATTCCAAGTGGTGCCAGATATCAAAG gagTGGTGCTCGTGAGCGGCCTGTACGACCTGGAGCCCATCCTGCACACCTACGTGAATGATGCCCTGAACATGAGCTG ggaggtggccCAGAGGAACAGCCCCATGAGACACgtcaccccagcagtgccagcagcctgtgAGGTGCTCATGGCTGTGGCCCAGCACGACTCCCCAGAGTTTCGCAGGCAGTCCCAGGAGTACAGCCAGGTGAGCACCAGGCAGTCCCAGGAGTAcagccag GCCCTGCGTGCAGCAGGCTGGTCTGTCTCTGTGCTGGACCTGGCTGGTGTGGATCACTTTGATGTCATTGAGAGGCTGTCAGAGGACAGCTACGTCCTCACTCAG GTGATTCTGAACATGATTTCAAGAGCACGATGA
- the AFMID gene encoding kynurenine formamidase isoform X4, translated as MGDGPAPGLWPRLHGLVPALGSGLASGTANGSVPTPPPLRLRPSAGRQPGNGNGIGIGTGSGPTMGGWRDMSAEELEDHYSPSRWSPRLDRDTIIDAHLAVTAAGTERARASGQTLLHVPYGDGDGEKLDIYFPTDPSETFPALVYIHGGYWQCLSKDDSGFAAPPLVSQGVAVVAVGYDIAPKGRCCPAEAAAACAAQRPPALPFVLCSGHMDTMVLQVRRSLVFLVEHYPRIRGIYLCGHSAGAHLAAMVLSTDWTEFQVVPDIKGVVLVSGLYDLEPILHTYVNDALNMSWEVAQRNSPMRHVTPAVPAACEVLMAVAQHDSPEFRRQSQEYSQVSTRQSQEYSQALRAAGWSVSVLDLAGVDHFDVIERLSEDSYVLTQVILNMISRAR; from the exons ATGGGAGATGGCCCCGCCCCCGGGCTCTGGCCTCGCCTCCACGGCCTGGTCCCGGCCCTGGGCTCGGGCCTCGCCTCCGGGACGGCCAATGGGAGCGTGCCCACCCCGCCCCCGCTCAGGCTCCGCCCCTCGGCCGGCAGGCAGcccgggaacgggaacgggatCGGGATCGGCACCGGGAGCGGCCCTACGATGGGCGGGTGGCGGGATATGTCAGCGGAG GAGCTGGAGGACCATTACTCTCCCAGTCGCTGGTCCCCCCGCCTGGACCGGGACACCATCATCGACGCCCACCTCGCGGTGACGGCGGCAG GAACCGAGCGGGCCCGGGCCAGCGGGCAGACCTTGCTGCACGTGCCCTACGGCGACGGGGACGGCGAGAAGCTGGACATCTACTTTCCCACGGACCCTTCTGAAA CCTTCCCGGCCCTGGTCTACATCCACGGCGGATACTGGCAGTGCCTGAG TAAGGACGACTCGGGGTTTGCAGCCCCCCCGCTGGTGTCGCAgggggtggcagtggtggcGGTGGGGTACGACATAGCCCCTAAAGGTaggtgctgccctgcagaggcTGCGGCTGCTTGCGCAGCCCAGcgccctcctgccctgccctttgtCCTCTGCTCAGGCCACATGGACACCATGGTGCTGCAGGTGCGCCGCAGCCTTGTCTTCCTGGTGGAGCACTACCCCAGGATCAG AGGCATTTACCTGTGCGGACACTCGGCAGGGGCCCACCTGGCAGCCATGGTGCTGTCCACAGACTGGACAGAATTCCAAGTGGTGCCAGATATCAAAG gagTGGTGCTCGTGAGCGGCCTGTACGACCTGGAGCCCATCCTGCACACCTACGTGAATGATGCCCTGAACATGAGCTG ggaggtggccCAGAGGAACAGCCCCATGAGACACgtcaccccagcagtgccagcagcctgtgAGGTGCTCATGGCTGTGGCCCAGCACGACTCCCCAGAGTTTCGCAGGCAGTCCCAGGAGTACAGCCAGGTGAGCACCAGGCAGTCCCAGGAGTAcagccag GCCCTGCGTGCAGCAGGCTGGTCTGTCTCTGTGCTGGACCTGGCTGGTGTGGATCACTTTGATGTCATTGAGAGGCTGTCAGAGGACAGCTACGTCCTCACTCAG GTGATTCTGAACATGATTTCAAGAGCACGATGA